A genomic window from Streptococcus sanguinis includes:
- a CDS encoding glycosyltransferase — protein MKFSVLMSVYQKENPDFLRKSLNSVLIEQSRKPDELVLVEDGPLTEELYQTIQDFKEKFPEMKVLPLKENVGLGEALHRGVEACSYDWIARMDTDDIATPDRFQQQVDYIEQHPQLDVLGGNIIEFDTEPDQIVAEKQMPLSHEEIIKRLQRRNPFCHMTVFFKKSSVLKAGNYKPLPLVEDYYLWARMAAQGCRFANLNRVLVYARVGNGMHTRRSQTEQIASWKVVNTFLLAHGMLNRGQYYQNMLMIRAFVGTPIWIKAFIYKYLLRRK, from the coding sequence GTGAAGTTTTCGGTATTGATGTCTGTCTATCAGAAGGAGAATCCGGATTTCTTAAGGAAGAGCCTAAATAGCGTTCTTATAGAGCAGAGCCGCAAGCCAGATGAGCTTGTCCTTGTAGAGGATGGGCCGCTGACAGAAGAGCTGTATCAGACGATTCAAGATTTCAAGGAAAAATTTCCAGAGATGAAAGTTCTACCCTTAAAGGAAAATGTCGGATTGGGAGAAGCTTTGCATCGGGGAGTTGAGGCTTGCTCTTATGACTGGATTGCTAGAATGGATACAGATGACATTGCGACACCGGACCGTTTCCAGCAACAAGTGGACTATATTGAGCAGCATCCGCAGTTAGATGTTTTGGGTGGCAATATCATAGAATTTGACACGGAACCAGATCAAATAGTGGCAGAGAAACAAATGCCGCTCTCCCATGAAGAGATTATCAAAAGGTTGCAGCGGAGAAATCCTTTCTGTCACATGACAGTATTTTTCAAGAAATCATCTGTTTTAAAAGCAGGCAATTACAAGCCCTTGCCTTTAGTGGAAGACTATTATCTTTGGGCGAGAATGGCTGCTCAGGGCTGTCGTTTCGCCAATCTTAATCGGGTCTTGGTTTATGCTCGCGTCGGAAACGGCATGCATACGAGAAGAAGCCAGACAGAGCAGATTGCCAGCTGGAAAGTAGTCAATACTTTTTTGCTGGCACATGGTATGTTGAACCGAGGGCAATATTATCAAAATATGTTGATGATTCGCGCTTTTGTGGGAACGCCTATTTGGATAAAAGCCTTTATTTATAAGTATCTGCTTAGAAGAAAGTAA
- a CDS encoding NAD-dependent epimerase/dehydratase family protein, with product MGNNTILQKDMEDLAAVSPILRELRNVTVLVTGATGLIGRHCISALMALNDLYQANVRVVALARNQKKAEDLFQDFLHSENLKLVYADLLSDWQIEEDLDYIIHGASATDSSFFVEHPVETIDLAVNGTKKLLELAKNKQVHSMVYLSSLEVYGTTNPDASSISEKDYGYLDPTSVRSSYSESKRMAESLCVGYCHQYQVPVKMARLSQTFGPGVSYEDNRVFAQFARAILEKKDIVLRTKGETVRNYCYTKDAIEAIFYILLKGQAGQAYNVANKETAISIREMAEMVIELSGSNETKLVFDFAEDVEKLGYNPTVKIRLNTDKLESLGWQAHTDLETMFSRLIESMAADRKK from the coding sequence ATGGGAAATAATACGATTTTACAAAAGGATATGGAAGACCTAGCTGCTGTCAGTCCTATTCTCAGAGAACTGAGAAATGTTACAGTCTTGGTAACTGGAGCAACTGGGCTTATAGGCAGACACTGTATTTCCGCTTTGATGGCTTTAAATGATTTGTACCAAGCTAATGTCAGAGTAGTGGCCTTAGCACGAAATCAGAAAAAAGCGGAAGATCTATTTCAAGATTTTTTACATAGTGAGAATCTGAAGCTAGTGTATGCTGACTTGCTGTCAGATTGGCAGATAGAGGAGGATTTGGACTATATTATCCATGGAGCCAGTGCGACGGACTCCTCTTTTTTCGTTGAGCATCCTGTGGAGACAATTGATCTAGCCGTAAATGGAACGAAAAAACTGCTGGAGCTGGCTAAAAATAAGCAGGTTCACAGTATGGTCTATCTCTCTTCTCTGGAAGTCTATGGGACGACAAATCCTGATGCTTCCAGCATTAGCGAGAAAGATTATGGTTATTTGGATCCAACCAGTGTCCGTAGTAGTTATTCGGAAAGCAAGCGCATGGCAGAGTCCTTGTGTGTAGGTTATTGTCATCAGTATCAGGTGCCAGTGAAAATGGCTCGTTTGTCACAAACCTTTGGCCCAGGTGTGAGCTATGAAGACAACAGAGTTTTTGCGCAGTTTGCGCGTGCTATCCTTGAAAAGAAAGATATTGTTCTCCGGACTAAAGGGGAAACTGTTCGGAACTACTGCTATACCAAAGATGCTATTGAAGCCATTTTTTACATTCTGCTGAAAGGCCAAGCAGGTCAAGCATATAATGTCGCCAATAAAGAGACGGCTATTTCTATCCGTGAGATGGCGGAAATGGTTATTGAACTAAGTGGTAGCAATGAAACGAAGTTGGTCTTTGATTTTGCAGAGGATGTGGAAAAGCTAGGATATAATCCGACAGTTAAGATTCGTCTCAATACGGACAAGCTTGAAAGTTTGGGCTGGCAAGCTCATACTGATTTAGAAACTATGTTTTCACGTTTGATTGAGAGCATGGCAGCAGATAGGAAGAAATAG
- a CDS encoding polysaccharide biosynthesis protein produces the protein MTRARKRVILIIVDIILLSISQGISKFFLAKYVGITDLSFISILMGIIVLYLTFATLSNVFSTITRYTDYKTMFRVGGSIWGAYSIVYIVEKIFYESTNSRYIVLSMLLSFLLVIASRLTWREIHEFVQHPSALLGKKVDGTKTLVVGSGDGASLFIKTAQQKSKDLKIVAIVDDDKNKQNTYLHGVKVVGTTDQIPEIVGNYEVEQIVIAIPSLAPDDYERIVEYCQQTEVKVNAMPKYEQVITGKLSVSKLQEIDIADLLGRKEVKLDQQSLKSNIKCKTVLVTGAGGSIGSELCRQIAQFCPARLLLLGHGENSIYLIHKELSSRYKDDIELIPIIADIQDRERIFHIMETYRPDRVYHAAAHKHVPLMEYNPTEAVKNNIYGTRNVAEAAKAAGVAKFVMISTDKAVNPPNVMGATKRVAEMVVTSLNEEGKTLFSAVRFGNVLGSRGSVVPLFKEQIAKGGPITVTDFRMTRYFMTIPEASRLVIQAGALMQGGEVFVLDMGEPVKILDLAKKMITLSGHTEEEIQIQEAGIRPGEKLYEELLSAKEKVNDQVYEKIFVGNVQSLPKTEVDSYVNSLLSLGANDLKDSLVKFAQQ, from the coding sequence ATGACAAGAGCGAGAAAAAGAGTCATATTAATTATTGTTGATATTATTTTGCTCAGTATAAGTCAGGGGATTTCAAAATTCTTCTTAGCAAAATATGTCGGGATAACGGATTTGTCTTTTATCTCTATTTTAATGGGGATTATTGTATTGTATTTGACATTTGCAACACTGTCGAATGTCTTTTCTACCATTACAAGGTATACAGATTACAAAACAATGTTTCGAGTAGGGGGCTCAATTTGGGGAGCTTACTCGATTGTATACATTGTAGAGAAAATTTTTTATGAATCCACAAACAGTAGATATATTGTTCTTTCTATGCTGCTATCGTTTTTATTGGTTATTGCTTCAAGGCTGACTTGGCGGGAGATTCATGAATTCGTGCAGCACCCTTCAGCTTTACTGGGTAAGAAAGTAGATGGGACAAAGACCCTTGTTGTTGGTTCAGGGGATGGTGCTAGTCTCTTTATCAAGACGGCCCAGCAAAAATCAAAAGATTTGAAGATAGTCGCGATTGTGGATGATGATAAGAATAAGCAAAATACGTATCTTCATGGAGTAAAAGTTGTAGGAACAACCGATCAGATACCTGAAATTGTAGGGAATTATGAAGTTGAACAAATTGTCATTGCCATTCCTTCGTTGGCTCCGGATGATTACGAGCGAATCGTAGAGTACTGCCAACAGACGGAGGTCAAGGTCAATGCCATGCCTAAGTATGAACAGGTGATTACGGGGAAATTATCTGTCAGCAAACTTCAGGAAATTGATATTGCAGATCTGTTAGGACGTAAAGAAGTTAAGCTGGATCAGCAAAGTTTGAAGTCCAATATTAAATGCAAGACAGTACTAGTTACGGGGGCCGGTGGGTCAATCGGCTCGGAACTTTGCCGTCAGATTGCTCAATTCTGCCCAGCTAGGCTACTGCTTCTAGGTCATGGAGAAAATTCCATTTATTTGATTCATAAGGAGCTGTCAAGCCGTTATAAAGATGATATTGAGTTGATTCCAATCATTGCGGATATTCAAGATAGAGAGAGGATTTTCCATATTATGGAAACCTATCGCCCTGATCGAGTGTATCATGCAGCGGCTCATAAACATGTTCCTTTGATGGAGTACAATCCGACAGAAGCGGTCAAAAACAATATCTATGGTACACGAAATGTAGCAGAAGCAGCAAAGGCAGCTGGTGTCGCGAAATTTGTCATGATTTCTACAGATAAGGCAGTCAACCCGCCTAATGTTATGGGGGCAACTAAGCGTGTGGCCGAAATGGTCGTGACCAGTTTAAATGAAGAAGGAAAGACTCTTTTCTCAGCTGTCCGCTTTGGGAATGTTTTGGGCAGCCGAGGTAGTGTTGTTCCTTTGTTCAAGGAGCAGATTGCCAAGGGAGGTCCTATAACCGTGACGGACTTTCGAATGACACGCTATTTCATGACGATACCAGAAGCCAGCCGCTTGGTGATTCAGGCTGGGGCCTTGATGCAAGGGGGAGAGGTTTTTGTCTTGGATATGGGCGAGCCTGTGAAAATTTTGGACCTAGCTAAAAAGATGATTACGCTTAGTGGCCATACTGAAGAGGAGATTCAGATTCAGGAAGCAGGCATTCGACCGGGTGAAAAGCTTTATGAAGAGCTATTGTCCGCCAAGGAAAAGGTCAATGATCAAGTCTATGAAAAGATTTTTGTAGGAAATGTTCAGTCGTTGCCCAAGACCGAGGTAGATTCCTATGTGAACTCTCTTCTGTCTCTTGGTGCAAATGACCTCAAGGATAGCCTGGTAAAGTTTGCACAGCAATAA
- a CDS encoding LicD family protein, translating into MRGTSKIEWELALGERFSPMYQKITDDKLKVLQKAYLQMYKKFDAECRRHHIHSYMVAGTLIGSLRHGGYIPWDDDIDLVMFREDYNRLQEIFADSEDFELISPADATDSVFKVLKLQSKSLTYYDVLGEGFSKKKHLYLDMLPIDFVPENNMLRKLKGLLFRALDLSHNSSRCYTKFTPHLTYMAKESKELRQNLWIRRLIGFPSFIMGPANMYKLMEKLIQSNKKTSKITIAYGVKGYLGETIDYESFYPAKKYSFEGYEFDGPNDADKYLTNRYGDYMTPPEKKEQTERHVRLRDNWVELIEGR; encoded by the coding sequence ATGAGAGGAACCAGTAAGATTGAATGGGAGTTGGCTTTGGGAGAACGCTTCAGCCCCATGTATCAGAAAATTACGGATGATAAATTAAAGGTTTTGCAAAAAGCCTATTTACAAATGTATAAAAAATTTGATGCAGAGTGTCGTCGGCATCATATTCATTCCTATATGGTTGCAGGGACCTTGATTGGTTCTTTGCGACATGGGGGCTATATCCCTTGGGACGATGATATCGACTTAGTGATGTTCCGAGAGGACTACAATCGTCTGCAGGAAATCTTTGCGGACAGCGAGGACTTCGAGCTGATCTCTCCTGCGGATGCGACAGACAGTGTCTTTAAGGTTCTAAAGCTGCAGAGCAAGTCACTGACCTACTATGATGTTTTGGGAGAAGGTTTCAGTAAAAAGAAACATCTTTATCTTGATATGCTGCCAATTGACTTTGTCCCAGAGAATAACATGCTTCGCAAGCTCAAGGGTCTTCTATTCAGAGCCTTGGATTTATCACACAACAGCTCGCGCTGCTATACGAAGTTTACTCCGCATCTGACCTATATGGCTAAAGAATCCAAAGAACTCAGACAAAATCTTTGGATCAGAAGACTGATAGGCTTCCCTTCTTTTATCATGGGGCCGGCTAATATGTATAAGTTGATGGAAAAACTCATCCAGTCTAATAAGAAGACTTCAAAAATAACAATTGCTTATGGTGTAAAAGGCTATTTGGGAGAGACTATTGACTATGAAAGTTTCTATCCAGCTAAGAAGTATTCCTTTGAAGGCTATGAGTTCGATGGACCTAATGATGCGGACAAGTATCTGACTAATCGCTACGGTGATTACATGACACCGCCTGAAAAAAAAGAACAGACAGAACGTCATGTCAGACTGAGAGATAATTGGGTTGAATTAATAGAAGGAAGATAA
- a CDS encoding NAD-dependent epimerase/dehydratase family protein, which yields MKRILITGEGSYIGRSFKRYVSSREDVQVDELDVRGETWKEKDFSSFDVILHLAAIVHISNPSKEMESVYNQVNTQLPYELAQKAKREGVKQFVFMSSMSVYGEVLGDRVITKDTQEGPDSFYGKSKLAAEKLLRELESEDFKLAVLRPPMVYGHQAKGNYKRLSKLAQKLPVFPLVQNERSMIYIDNLCEFIRLIVQNQDSGIFYPQNQDYVNTSQLVKEIKRTHGQRVALLPAFNWILKRLSRYVSTLNKLFSDLTYEKEMSSYPQSYQVADFRRSIERTEKGN from the coding sequence ATGAAAAGAATATTAATTACGGGAGAGGGTAGCTATATCGGCCGGAGCTTTAAGAGGTATGTTTCCTCACGGGAGGATGTTCAGGTTGATGAGCTGGACGTCCGCGGAGAGACCTGGAAGGAGAAAGATTTTTCGTCTTTTGATGTAATTTTGCATTTGGCGGCGATTGTCCATATCTCCAACCCATCAAAAGAGATGGAATCAGTATATAATCAAGTCAATACTCAGCTACCTTATGAATTGGCTCAAAAGGCTAAACGCGAAGGTGTCAAACAGTTTGTCTTTATGAGCAGTATGAGCGTCTATGGCGAAGTTTTGGGAGACCGGGTTATCACAAAAGACACGCAAGAAGGTCCTGATTCTTTTTATGGCAAAAGCAAACTAGCTGCTGAGAAACTTCTGAGGGAATTGGAGAGTGAAGATTTCAAATTGGCAGTTTTACGGCCGCCCATGGTTTATGGTCATCAAGCTAAGGGAAACTATAAGCGACTGTCAAAGTTGGCTCAGAAACTACCAGTCTTCCCTTTGGTTCAGAATGAACGTAGTATGATTTATATTGATAACCTTTGTGAGTTTATCAGACTGATTGTTCAGAATCAAGACAGCGGTATCTTCTATCCTCAAAATCAGGACTATGTCAATACCTCTCAGCTAGTCAAAGAAATAAAACGGACTCATGGCCAGAGAGTAGCCTTGCTGCCTGCATTTAACTGGATTTTAAAAAGATTGTCCCGCTATGTTTCGACTCTGAATAAGCTGTTTTCAGACTTAACTTATGAAAAAGAGATGTCTAGCTATCCTCAGTCTTATCAGGTGGCAGATTTTAGGAGATCTATTGAGAGGACGGAGAAGGGAAACTAG
- a CDS encoding acyltransferase, with protein MKTENTTLHAFKALACFSIVSLHFLLPGQFGVFYQIVARFAVPFFMMLSGYFSFNISRDKVKYRLKQMLLLTAASLMFYTIVHFVNLVLTKELTEKMAAIDLSDFADFFLFNSPRDLIGSAATPTWYLLAISYIYTLYLVFYKHFYRLTSFGVSLFLLVLAFCIEFNISGTLYYRNFLFMGLPFFILGMQFAKHRARILAYDLSSVRKWAIGLGIAGLILLEYCFMGTEYDLYPSTLLSSSAIFLYAVRNGSDIDIPILNNIAKRYATMIYIIHPFIIFIFRSIMPRNSIYSFGFFIIFLLSYLLSIAFQKAIKPRLLSALPAQ; from the coding sequence ATGAAGACTGAAAACACAACTTTGCACGCTTTTAAGGCCCTGGCTTGCTTTAGTATTGTTTCCTTACACTTTTTGCTGCCGGGGCAATTTGGCGTTTTTTATCAAATTGTGGCCCGCTTTGCAGTTCCCTTTTTCATGATGCTGTCGGGCTATTTTTCTTTTAATATTTCCAGAGATAAGGTCAAGTATCGTCTCAAGCAGATGCTCCTTTTGACAGCTGCCAGTCTGATGTTTTACACGATTGTGCATTTTGTCAACCTAGTGCTGACCAAAGAGTTAACAGAAAAGATGGCAGCGATAGACCTGTCTGATTTTGCGGACTTTTTCCTCTTTAACAGTCCCAGAGACTTGATTGGCTCGGCTGCTACACCGACCTGGTATTTGCTGGCTATTTCTTATATCTACACGCTTTATCTGGTTTTTTATAAGCATTTTTACCGCTTAACCAGCTTTGGTGTGTCTCTGTTCTTGTTGGTTCTGGCCTTTTGCATTGAGTTCAATATTAGTGGCACCCTGTACTACCGAAATTTCCTGTTTATGGGTCTTCCCTTTTTCATTCTAGGAATGCAGTTTGCTAAGCATCGGGCTCGGATTTTAGCCTACGACTTGTCGTCTGTCAGGAAATGGGCGATCGGTCTAGGAATAGCAGGCTTGATTTTACTTGAGTACTGTTTCATGGGTACGGAATATGACCTCTATCCTAGTACCCTTTTGTCATCTAGTGCAATTTTCCTCTATGCGGTCAGAAATGGGTCCGATATTGATATTCCGATTTTGAATAATATCGCCAAGAGATATGCCACCATGATTTATATCATTCATCCTTTCATTATCTTCATTTTCAGGTCGATAATGCCTCGGAATAGCATTTATAGTTTTGGCTTTTTTATCATTTTCTTACTATCTTACTTGCTAAGCATAGCTTTTCAGAAAGCCATCAAACCCAGGCTTCTCAGTGCGCTTCCAGCTCAGTGA
- a CDS encoding glycosyltransferase family 2 protein — protein sequence MISVVMATYNGADFILEQLDSIRTQKLKPDQVIICDDCSTNQTVALIKDYITKHQLTDWQLIENQENLGHYRTFIKLASLAEHDIVFFADQDDKWLPDKTAALQKVLLETGAAMVYGQSYLIDQNGQVIKEPKVSGESRERDLAWLLKKWPSGYQTAFRKSVLTDILQQQYTDYPGFDYHDVLFGMLAPLYGKVVCLDQLLDQHRIHQANVTQSASSLSFNKTRLSRINYLQKVISRYESVKKIAEERQISEADHRQIDRALALTNLRLKLLQSRNPFWALGLMFQIREYRTIKDFISDLVYTYSLNGLARRLLKKFGR from the coding sequence ATGATTTCTGTCGTGATGGCGACCTATAATGGGGCGGATTTTATTTTGGAGCAACTAGACTCTATCCGCACTCAAAAGCTGAAGCCTGATCAGGTCATTATCTGTGATGACTGTTCGACAAATCAGACAGTGGCGCTAATCAAGGATTACATCACCAAGCATCAACTGACTGATTGGCAGCTGATTGAAAATCAGGAAAATTTGGGTCATTATCGAACTTTTATAAAATTAGCGAGTTTGGCTGAGCACGATATTGTTTTTTTCGCTGATCAGGATGATAAATGGCTACCTGATAAAACAGCTGCCTTGCAGAAAGTACTGTTAGAAACAGGTGCTGCTATGGTGTATGGCCAGTCTTACTTGATTGATCAAAATGGTCAGGTCATCAAGGAGCCCAAGGTTTCAGGAGAAAGTCGAGAAAGAGATCTAGCTTGGCTTCTGAAAAAATGGCCGTCAGGTTATCAGACAGCTTTTAGAAAGTCGGTACTGACGGATATTTTGCAGCAGCAGTATACGGATTATCCTGGATTTGATTATCATGATGTTTTATTTGGCATGCTGGCTCCATTGTATGGAAAAGTTGTTTGCTTGGACCAGCTTCTAGATCAGCATCGCATTCATCAGGCGAATGTAACCCAGTCTGCGTCGTCGCTCAGTTTTAACAAAACAAGGTTATCTAGGATTAACTATTTACAGAAGGTCATCAGTCGCTATGAGTCTGTGAAAAAAATCGCAGAAGAACGACAGATTTCTGAGGCGGACCATCGCCAGATTGATAGGGCTTTGGCCTTGACCAATCTTAGACTGAAATTATTACAGTCTAGAAATCCATTTTGGGCTTTGGGCCTAATGTTTCAAATAAGGGAGTATCGAACGATAAAAGATTTCATCAGTGATTTGGTATACACCTATTCACTGAATGGACTTGCTAGGAGATTATTGAAAAAGTTTGGGAGGTAA
- the ispD gene encoding 2-C-methyl-D-erythritol 4-phosphate cytidylyltransferase, with protein MTTSALIFAGGTGSRMNTKTLPKQFLELHGKPIIIHTIEHFEDHPAVSDIVVVCVDGWLDYCRDLLARFNIKKVSQVVPGGETGQMSIFNGLSVLREKYKNDDDYVLIHDGVRPLIDGGIISKNIEAAKKYGAAITVKPVIETVIQVDEADVINQVIERSTCQTAVAPQTFSLSKIHSLHLKAQAENQFDMTDSATLARYFGLPLHTVMGGSENIKITTPSDFYIFRAIYEARENAQIFG; from the coding sequence ATGACGACATCAGCTCTGATATTCGCAGGCGGCACAGGCAGCCGCATGAATACCAAGACCTTACCCAAGCAGTTTTTAGAGTTGCACGGTAAGCCTATTATTATTCATACGATTGAGCACTTTGAAGACCATCCGGCAGTATCGGACATTGTGGTTGTCTGTGTAGACGGCTGGCTGGACTACTGCAGAGATTTATTAGCTCGATTCAATATTAAAAAAGTCAGTCAAGTGGTTCCTGGTGGAGAGACTGGCCAAATGTCTATTTTTAATGGTCTATCTGTCTTACGGGAAAAGTACAAGAACGATGACGACTATGTGTTGATTCATGATGGTGTTCGCCCCTTGATTGACGGGGGAATTATTTCTAAAAATATTGAAGCAGCCAAAAAGTATGGGGCAGCTATTACGGTTAAGCCGGTTATCGAAACAGTTATTCAGGTCGATGAGGCGGATGTTATTAATCAGGTTATCGAGCGTTCCACTTGTCAGACAGCTGTCGCCCCTCAAACTTTTTCGCTTTCGAAGATTCACTCCCTGCATTTAAAAGCTCAGGCAGAGAATCAGTTTGATATGACGGATTCTGCGACACTGGCTCGTTATTTTGGACTCCCTCTGCATACAGTCATGGGGGGCAGCGAAAATATCAAAATTACGACTCCGTCTGATTTTTATATTTTTAGAGCGATTTACGAAGCGCGCGAAAATGCACAAATTTTTGGTTAA
- a CDS encoding sugar transferase: protein MYKFFKRTLDIVLSFLGMIALSPFFLLLVLAIKLDSKGPVLFKQKRIGLHKKHFYILKFRTMRIDTPKDTPTHLLENPEQWITKVGKFIRKTSLDELPQIWNIFVGDMSIIGPRPALWNQYDLIEERDRYGANDVLPGLTGWAQIHGRDELPIAKKAELDGYYVQHLSFGLDVRCFFGTIKSVAKSEGVVEGGTGNMGKKD from the coding sequence ATGTATAAATTTTTTAAACGAACATTAGATATAGTCTTGTCATTCTTAGGAATGATTGCCTTATCACCGTTTTTTCTGCTTCTAGTACTCGCTATTAAATTGGATTCAAAAGGACCAGTTTTGTTCAAACAGAAGCGGATCGGTCTGCATAAGAAACACTTCTATATTTTGAAATTCAGAACGATGCGAATTGACACACCTAAGGATACTCCAACTCATTTGCTGGAAAATCCTGAGCAATGGATTACAAAGGTTGGGAAATTTATAAGGAAGACATCTCTGGATGAGTTACCTCAGATTTGGAATATTTTTGTGGGTGATATGAGTATCATAGGTCCAAGACCGGCTCTTTGGAATCAGTATGATTTGATTGAGGAGCGAGACCGCTATGGAGCAAATGATGTTTTGCCAGGTCTGACGGGATGGGCTCAGATTCACGGGCGAGATGAGTTGCCGATTGCCAAGAAAGCTGAATTGGACGGCTACTACGTCCAGCATTTGTCTTTTGGATTAGATGTCCGCTGTTTCTTTGGCACCATTAAGAGTGTGGCCAAGAGCGAAGGTGTTGTTGAAGGCGGCACGGGAAATATGGGAAAGAAAGATTAA
- a CDS encoding oligosaccharide repeat unit polymerase, which produces MVFLLILGGLFLLFLTIKIVGRDYANPAFIYLAIWMIASIFTAFYSSKWGEGLSLITVTVIFVGNAIFLMGVLLSSNLFAERKLDAKPSQIKVSNFFIILVLLFLAYAVRFIYSDLLYLAAQSKQVPGGLFKTIELARHMTTNYDFSLSRLSLNLLRVNFSLGIVFFYFFCESLFSGKDGIFYKGKLLLVSLISLGISLLSTGRTELLGLVAGYAIVYMLFFSKYYSWRDSRYGVKLFRSLLIIGFVFLVLFMAVGTFVLNRVDSRAEFGILDNLVKYMGSPIQALDYYLKNPTLYSDNQVFGENTLIAIYGTLKSLGLSSHELTPFLPVVHFNDDKTNVYTIYYYFIKDFGYFSVLIFQLLYGFFYGSFYYSIKKRYFTPLKVIVFALFAYPLVISFFQETLLSLLTTHINRIIYAFVIYMAADLLSRVRFTTRGRKVSV; this is translated from the coding sequence ATGGTTTTTTTACTGATTTTGGGTGGCCTTTTCCTATTGTTTTTGACAATCAAAATAGTAGGAAGAGACTATGCTAACCCGGCTTTTATATATCTGGCAATATGGATGATAGCAAGCATTTTTACTGCATTTTATTCATCCAAATGGGGAGAGGGACTTTCTCTGATAACGGTCACTGTTATCTTTGTTGGAAATGCCATTTTTTTAATGGGAGTCCTGTTGTCATCGAATTTGTTTGCTGAGAGGAAGTTGGACGCCAAACCTAGTCAAATAAAGGTGAGTAATTTTTTCATTATTTTAGTTCTCTTATTTTTGGCTTATGCGGTCAGATTTATTTATTCCGATTTGCTTTACTTGGCGGCGCAGAGTAAGCAGGTACCGGGGGGATTGTTTAAAACCATTGAATTGGCTCGGCATATGACTACAAATTATGATTTCTCTCTTAGTCGTCTTAGCCTTAATTTGTTGCGGGTTAACTTTTCCTTAGGAATTGTTTTCTTCTACTTTTTCTGCGAGTCTCTTTTTTCGGGAAAAGATGGCATTTTTTACAAGGGCAAGTTACTGCTGGTTAGTCTGATTTCTTTAGGTATTTCCCTCTTGTCCACCGGACGTACGGAGTTGCTGGGCTTGGTTGCAGGCTATGCTATTGTGTATATGCTGTTTTTCTCGAAGTATTATTCGTGGAGAGACAGCAGGTACGGTGTGAAGCTTTTTCGCTCTTTGCTGATAATTGGCTTTGTATTCCTTGTCTTATTCATGGCGGTTGGAACCTTTGTTCTCAATCGAGTGGATAGTCGGGCAGAGTTCGGAATTTTGGATAATTTGGTTAAATATATGGGTTCACCTATTCAGGCTTTAGACTATTATCTGAAAAATCCTACTCTTTATAGCGATAATCAAGTCTTTGGAGAAAATACTCTTATTGCTATCTATGGAACTTTGAAATCCCTCGGTCTGTCTAGCCATGAGCTGACACCTTTCTTGCCTGTTGTTCATTTCAACGACGATAAAACCAATGTTTACACAATTTATTACTACTTTATCAAGGATTTTGGCTATTTCTCAGTCCTTATCTTTCAGCTTTTATATGGCTTCTTTTACGGAAGTTTCTACTATTCTATCAAAAAACGCTATTTCACCCCGCTAAAGGTTATTGTTTTCGCTTTGTTTGCGTATCCTTTGGTCATTTCATTCTTTCAGGAAACGTTGCTGTCATTGCTGACAACCCATATTAATCGGATTATCTATGCTTTTGTGATTTATATGGCAGCTGATTTACTGAGTAGAGTACGATTTACAACGAGAGGAAGGAAAGTATCGGTATGA